One window from the genome of Candidatus Synechococcus calcipolaris G9 encodes:
- a CDS encoding potassium channel family protein → MTDAMAALNQHIIICGFGYLGRSLASELTAAGLTFVVIDNDPEHLRQGEHKGYLIHGGDDLMDETELLAVGIERATTLAAVLPDDASNVFVTLTARGLNPHLRILARGDLPATEPKLRLAGADHVILPASISAQRMVQLITRPTILDFLEAKAERSHLIELLTQLDVQIEQFTLPPDSPLMGLAIADLEAKGKGAFIVIAIRRYSGELVNQLGMAFTLESQDTVITLGRSPDIKLFFQQNGYRYQMRYRGRKL, encoded by the coding sequence ATGACGGATGCGATGGCGGCCCTAAATCAACACATTATTATTTGTGGTTTTGGTTATCTTGGGCGTAGTCTCGCCAGTGAATTAACCGCCGCCGGTCTCACCTTTGTGGTGATTGACAATGACCCGGAGCATCTGCGCCAAGGGGAACACAAGGGCTATCTGATCCATGGCGGCGATGACCTCATGGATGAAACGGAACTTTTGGCGGTGGGAATTGAGCGGGCCACTACCTTGGCGGCGGTTCTCCCCGATGATGCCAGTAATGTCTTTGTCACCCTAACGGCCCGGGGGCTGAATCCCCATCTCCGCATCTTAGCCCGGGGTGATTTACCCGCCACTGAACCCAAATTACGTTTGGCGGGGGCGGATCATGTGATTTTGCCCGCCAGTATCAGTGCCCAGCGGATGGTGCAGTTGATTACCCGGCCCACCATTTTAGATTTTCTAGAAGCGAAGGCAGAACGGAGTCATTTAATTGAGTTATTGACCCAGTTGGATGTACAAATTGAGCAGTTTACCCTTCCCCCGGATTCCCCCTTGATGGGCCTGGCGATCGCCGATCTAGAGGCCAAGGGTAAGGGGGCCTTTATTGTCATTGCCATCCGTCGCTATAGTGGGGAGTTAGTGAACCAGTTGGGGATGGCCTTTACCCTAGAAAGCCAAGATACGGTCATTACCCTGGGGCGATCGCCGGACATTAAACTATTTTTTCAGCAAAATGGTTATCGCTATCAAATGCGTTACCGCGGCCGCAAATTATGA
- a CDS encoding potassium channel family protein: protein MDVEKRERLRQGLEKSQPMKKSLQRLMVGIGLFIATMAIAVFGYMGFGWSAIDAAYMYVITVFGVGYGEVHPLLSPEQRIFNMFVIVAGTSSAIYIVGAVLQIFTEGEIKRLLDVQRAARDISKLNQHVIVCGFGRIGQVMAKQLMATQTPFVILDNDSQRVILAEELGYLAYLGSATEEDCLRMVGIDRAIALATVLPNDTMNVFITLTARHVKANLLILARANLPATEEKLRLAGADHVVLPTRIGATQMANLILQPSGIDFLEQTGDRQALNQLLGHIDVQLEELPITPNYPYIGWRLAGLEVRGQGAFVIVGLRKHNGILLPPSSNPIVEVGDTLIVLGHCQDSPKFVREYSARGQLQYRGAKG, encoded by the coding sequence ATGGACGTTGAAAAACGCGAACGACTGCGCCAAGGGTTAGAAAAGTCCCAGCCGATGAAAAAATCCCTTCAGCGGTTAATGGTGGGGATTGGCCTATTTATTGCCACCATGGCGATCGCGGTGTTTGGTTACATGGGCTTTGGCTGGAGTGCGATCGATGCCGCCTACATGTATGTGATCACCGTTTTTGGTGTGGGTTACGGCGAAGTTCACCCCCTCCTTTCCCCGGAGCAACGTATCTTCAATATGTTTGTGATTGTGGCGGGAACATCCTCTGCCATTTATATTGTGGGTGCGGTTTTGCAGATCTTCACTGAGGGGGAAATCAAGCGACTGTTAGATGTGCAGCGGGCCGCCCGCGATATTAGTAAGCTCAATCAGCATGTTATTGTCTGTGGGTTTGGCCGGATTGGTCAAGTCATGGCGAAGCAACTCATGGCAACCCAAACCCCCTTTGTTATTCTGGATAATGATAGTCAACGGGTGATTCTGGCGGAGGAATTGGGCTACCTGGCCTATTTAGGCAGTGCCACGGAAGAAGACTGTTTACGGATGGTGGGCATTGATCGGGCGATCGCCCTGGCTACGGTTCTGCCCAATGACACCATGAATGTCTTTATCACCCTCACCGCCCGCCATGTCAAAGCCAATCTGCTCATTTTAGCGCGGGCCAATCTACCCGCCACAGAAGAAAAGTTACGCCTTGCCGGAGCCGATCATGTGGTATTACCCACCCGCATTGGTGCGACCCAAATGGCAAATCTGATTCTGCAACCCAGTGGCATTGATTTTCTGGAACAAACCGGCGATCGCCAAGCCCTCAACCAACTTCTTGGCCACATTGATGTTCAGTTAGAAGAATTACCCATTACCCCCAATTATCCCTACATTGGTTGGCGATTAGCGGGTCTAGAGGTACGGGGCCAGGGAGCCTTTGTGATTGTCGGTCTACGGAAACATAACGGAATCCTCTTGCCCCCCAGCAGTAATCCCATTGTGGAAGTGGGGGATACCCTGATTGTCCTCGGCCATTGCCAGGATAGTCCTAAATTTGTGCGGGAATATAGTGCCCGGGGACAGTTGCAATATCGGGGAGCAAAGGGCTGA
- a CDS encoding DUF433 domain-containing protein produces MKLERITLNPNVMGGKPCIRGLRVTVGTIVGLVASGQSLENILMAYPYLERDDILAVLAYAAWRAEEYEVS; encoded by the coding sequence ATGAAGTTAGAGCGAATTACATTAAATCCAAATGTGATGGGTGGGAAGCCTTGTATTCGAGGATTGAGAGTCACTGTGGGTACCATTGTTGGCTTAGTAGCGTCTGGACAGTCTCTTGAAAACATCTTGATGGCCTATCCATATTTAGAGCGAGATGACATCCTAGCCGTATTAGCCTATGCCGCTTGGCGCGCTGAGGAATACGAAGTTAGCTAA
- a CDS encoding NACHT domain-containing protein translates to MGKRSLRASASGIQRAKRAFFVKGWTQDNLAGEVALKTRQPIWRFFTGKPVDRYTFIEICSVLELEWRDIADNPPADFPETGTSVQKHLLEMDALVEKVRFHYRETLESQCGILQLLDVNRPVKIDDIYVDVNILEEIVSLQNLEISDFNNIDLAHFDRIGLGAVDLKQIPGLQAVETYKKLRVLGKPGVGKTTFLKYLAIQCNRGEFARDLVPFFISLRDFCEESKQQESKQQESKQQESKQQESKQQESKQHSSFNLFHYIHQAFITAGIPELSSLDTLLQKGRVLLLLDGLDEVPSKDIAAVVNQIRKFANRNPRNHFIASCRTAAQQLQLQGFTDVEIAPFTQAQITIFAQKWFVAVAQKTSLLSGQEQAEQFIEKLELPDNWQFRQLVVTPLFLHLACWVFQGRNTFPIKRTDFYKQGLDLLLGKWDATKGMERDTLYRDFLVPQKLRLLSHLAAITFTQGQFFFEQSTLENYISDYLSTTSYTDLQSEELELASKAILKAIEAQHGFLIERARGIFSFSYLVFQEYFTARKIVANHNLQSLDQALGDLVSHITDPHWREIFLLTASMLRSADSLIQLMKQRIDALVSEDSYLQEFLMWVSRKSQTIPRYPKLATTRAFYLALTQAPQITKHFTLASTLDQGILLDAALDHLVLMQGDRLDVDAVDACNSSLKSILVMIIEPGFAKALEQLREQLPVDQSSDRINEWCDEYYGVWVEQLQGAIANYRNISHPWEFTTDQQRILRSYYDANQLLVDCLNSPCEITKSIRQDIEATLLLPKKELEDREWE, encoded by the coding sequence ATGGGCAAGCGATCGCTTCGAGCTTCGGCATCGGGTATTCAACGGGCTAAACGGGCCTTTTTTGTAAAGGGTTGGACCCAGGACAATTTAGCTGGGGAAGTGGCTCTAAAAACCCGTCAACCTATTTGGCGATTTTTCACTGGAAAACCCGTTGATCGTTATACCTTTATAGAAATTTGCTCTGTCCTAGAGTTAGAATGGCGAGACATTGCAGATAATCCCCCGGCAGATTTTCCTGAAACTGGAACCAGTGTTCAGAAGCACTTATTAGAGATGGATGCCCTAGTGGAAAAGGTGCGCTTTCACTATCGGGAAACGCTTGAGAGCCAGTGCGGTATCTTGCAACTTCTGGATGTTAATCGTCCGGTCAAAATCGATGACATTTATGTGGATGTCAACATTTTAGAAGAAATCGTCAGTCTCCAAAACCTTGAGATTTCTGATTTTAATAATATTGATCTTGCCCACTTCGATCGCATTGGTTTAGGAGCCGTTGACCTTAAGCAAATTCCTGGACTTCAGGCGGTGGAAACCTATAAAAAACTTAGGGTGTTAGGTAAGCCCGGTGTCGGCAAAACCACCTTCCTAAAATATCTGGCGATTCAGTGTAATCGAGGTGAGTTTGCTAGGGATCTGGTTCCATTTTTTATATCTCTAAGAGATTTTTGTGAAGAATCAAAACAACAAGAATCAAAACAACAAGAATCAAAACAACAAGAATCAAAACAACAAGAATCAAAACAACAAGAATCAAAACAACACAGTAGCTTCAATCTGTTTCACTACATCCATCAGGCATTCATCACCGCCGGTATTCCTGAGTTATCGTCCCTAGATACATTATTGCAAAAAGGGCGAGTTCTCTTGTTGCTGGATGGTCTGGATGAAGTTCCTAGTAAAGACATCGCGGCTGTTGTAAACCAAATCCGCAAATTTGCCAATCGCAATCCTCGCAATCATTTTATTGCTTCTTGTCGGACAGCGGCCCAACAGTTGCAACTCCAAGGCTTTACGGATGTAGAAATTGCCCCCTTTACCCAGGCCCAAATTACGATCTTTGCCCAAAAGTGGTTTGTTGCCGTTGCCCAAAAAACATCCCTATTATCGGGTCAGGAACAGGCAGAGCAATTTATCGAAAAGTTAGAGCTACCGGACAATTGGCAGTTTCGTCAACTGGTGGTCACTCCCCTATTTTTGCATCTGGCCTGTTGGGTTTTTCAGGGTCGGAATACCTTTCCGATCAAGCGGACAGATTTTTATAAACAAGGGTTAGATCTCCTCTTGGGAAAATGGGATGCCACAAAAGGGATGGAACGGGATACCCTATACCGCGACTTTTTAGTTCCCCAGAAATTAAGGCTCCTCAGTCATTTAGCCGCTATTACCTTTACCCAAGGTCAATTCTTTTTTGAACAAAGTACGCTGGAAAACTATATTAGCGATTATTTATCCACCACCTCTTACACCGATCTCCAATCCGAAGAACTAGAACTGGCCAGTAAGGCCATTCTCAAGGCGATCGAGGCCCAACACGGATTTTTAATTGAACGGGCCCGGGGGATTTTTTCCTTTTCCTATCTGGTCTTTCAGGAATATTTTACTGCCCGTAAAATTGTGGCCAATCATAATCTTCAATCCTTGGATCAGGCCCTAGGGGATTTGGTTAGTCACATTACGGATCCCCACTGGCGAGAAATCTTTCTACTCACCGCATCAATGCTGCGGAGTGCGGATTCCCTGATTCAACTCATGAAGCAACGAATTGATGCCCTGGTCTCCGAAGATTCCTATCTACAGGAATTTTTAATGTGGGTCAGCAGAAAATCCCAAACGATCCCCAGATATCCCAAACTAGCCACTACTCGGGCCTTTTATCTAGCTCTGACCCAAGCTCCCCAAATCACCAAGCACTTTACCCTTGCCAGTACCTTAGATCAGGGAATTCTCCTGGATGCGGCCCTAGATCATTTAGTCCTGATGCAGGGAGATCGCCTCGATGTAGATGCTGTAGATGCCTGCAATAGCTCTTTGAAGTCCATTTTAGTCATGATTATCGAGCCTGGATTCGCCAAAGCTCTGGAACAGTTAAGGGAACAATTACCGGTTGATCAAAGCAGCGATCGCATCAATGAGTGGTGTGATGAATATTATGGCGTTTGGGTAGAACAACTACAGGGGGCGATCGCCAACTATCGCAATATTAGCCATCCCTGGGAATTTACGACTGATCAGCAACGTATCCTACGAAGCTATTACGACGCAAATCAACTCCTAGTGGATTGCTTAAATAGTCCCTGTGAAATCACCAAAAGCATTCGTCAAGATATTGAAGCCACCTTGCTTTTGCCCAAGAAAGAATTAGAAGATCGAGAATGGGAATAG
- a CDS encoding BON domain-containing protein, with translation MNANDPKNPNRTIHRQYKDSSGIVHTEYKDAHGNIRTEYRDAQGVLHNDDNAFLDSSPAEQRRINADSNITKTVLVGILFVFFGSLIAGTVYYMTQRNNPQSVTVMNVPDYAKDEPQPSPQAPQSTETNINITSEPSSSQPAQAPQSSETNVTVLPSSQSSPEAATPSPGRSDSDIKGEITSKFQASLPNNRLNVAVQNGNVTVSGTVEKPEQMQQIQSLASSVSGVKNVNVSAATVSSF, from the coding sequence ATGAATGCCAATGATCCTAAAAATCCGAATCGTACTATCCATCGACAGTATAAGGATTCATCAGGAATTGTTCATACAGAATATAAAGATGCCCATGGGAACATTAGAACTGAATATCGGGATGCTCAAGGAGTATTGCACAATGATGACAATGCATTTCTCGATAGTAGCCCTGCGGAACAGCGACGCATTAATGCCGACAGTAACATCACCAAGACTGTCCTAGTTGGGATCCTTTTTGTCTTTTTTGGCAGCCTCATTGCCGGAACCGTCTACTACATGACCCAACGCAATAATCCCCAGTCTGTCACGGTCATGAATGTGCCGGATTATGCAAAGGATGAACCCCAGCCATCTCCCCAAGCCCCCCAATCTACGGAGACCAATATCAATATCACCTCTGAACCTAGTTCTTCCCAACCAGCCCAAGCTCCTCAGTCCAGTGAAACCAATGTAACGGTTTTACCTTCGTCCCAGTCCTCTCCCGAAGCTGCCACCCCCTCTCCAGGGCGATCGGACAGTGACATCAAGGGTGAAATCACCTCTAAGTTTCAAGCTAGCTTGCCGAATAATCGTCTCAATGTTGCCGTTCAAAATGGCAATGTCACGGTATCAGGGACAGTAGAAAAACCCGAGCAAATGCAACAGATTCAATCTTTGGCCAGCTCTGTTTCAGGAGTCAAAAATGTCAACGTGAGTGCAGCCACAGTCTCATCATTTTAG
- a CDS encoding CsbD family protein, translating to MGLQDRAKATAKNVEGKVQEGVGNMTGDSEAKVEGKKKQVEANIGHAIEDVKDAVKDIID from the coding sequence ATGGGTTTGCAAGATCGCGCTAAGGCAACTGCCAAAAATGTCGAAGGTAAAGTCCAAGAGGGTGTCGGTAATATGACAGGAGACTCAGAGGCTAAAGTAGAGGGCAAGAAAAAGCAGGTCGAAGCTAATATTGGCCATGCAATCGAAGATGTCAAAGATGCCGTCAAAGACATTATTGATTAA
- a CDS encoding CsbD family protein, giving the protein MNSFRQVSGFFMMMGLAIMLAITITFNFGNTDSWAAELPLQSTGSSIQIATQNQARANQKELEGKVQEGFGKATNNRQEQLIGKSKQVESQVRNAIEDVKNNIQDAMN; this is encoded by the coding sequence ATGAATTCATTTCGTCAGGTGAGTGGCTTTTTCATGATGATGGGCCTAGCTATTATGCTGGCAATCACGATCACGTTTAATTTCGGGAATACCGATAGCTGGGCCGCAGAATTACCCTTGCAATCTACAGGTTCTTCCATCCAGATTGCAACCCAGAATCAAGCCAGGGCTAACCAAAAAGAACTAGAAGGCAAAGTGCAAGAAGGGTTTGGTAAAGCCACAAATAATCGCCAGGAGCAGTTGATTGGCAAAAGCAAGCAGGTTGAAAGTCAGGTTCGCAACGCGATCGAAGATGTCAAAAACAATATTCAAGATGCCATGAATTAA
- a CDS encoding lmo0937 family membrane protein, giving the protein MSNLVWTIVVVLFILWLLGFSINIGGGLIHLLLVLVLIGIVYNLFTGRRIG; this is encoded by the coding sequence ATGTCAAATCTAGTTTGGACGATTGTTGTAGTCCTTTTCATTCTTTGGTTGTTAGGTTTTTCGATTAATATTGGCGGCGGCTTGATCCATCTCCTTTTGGTTTTAGTATTGATTGGTATTGTTTATAACTTATTTACGGGGCGACGAATAGGATAG
- a CDS encoding tachylectin-related carbohydrate-binding protein translates to MWYRHTGWQDGSDRWVNTTGMKVGSDWDFENVFVGGNGVIYGLKSNGDLYWFRHDGWQNGSNQWANGGNGIKIASGWDVKTAFSDSKGLIYGVKPNGDLHLYRHISYRLARWNQSLGQ, encoded by the coding sequence ATGTGGTATCGCCATACGGGCTGGCAAGATGGTTCGGATCGTTGGGTGAATACCACAGGGATGAAAGTTGGCTCTGACTGGGATTTTGAAAACGTCTTTGTTGGTGGCAATGGTGTCATCTACGGACTGAAGTCAAATGGTGATTTATATTGGTTCCGCCATGATGGCTGGCAAAATGGTTCCAACCAGTGGGCCAATGGTGGAAATGGTATAAAAATCGCCTCTGGCTGGGACGTTAAAACTGCCTTTTCAGACAGCAAGGGCCTGATCTATGGAGTTAAGCCCAATGGTGATTTACATTTATATCGTCATATATCATATAGGCTGGCAAGATGGAACCAATCGCTGGGGCAATAA
- the rpsT gene encoding 30S ribosomal protein S20, whose translation MANIKSAIKRIDITERNRLRNKAYKSAVKTLTKNYIQAVNDYSSNPEPEALVEVQSRLSTVVSKIDKAVKRGVLHRNTGARRKARLDRILNQAIAPKG comes from the coding sequence GTGGCCAACATTAAATCTGCCATCAAGCGCATTGACATCACCGAGCGGAATCGCTTGCGGAATAAGGCGTATAAATCCGCGGTCAAAACCCTGACCAAGAATTACATTCAAGCGGTGAACGATTATAGTAGTAATCCCGAACCCGAAGCCCTCGTTGAGGTGCAGTCTCGCCTATCTACGGTGGTCAGTAAAATTGATAAAGCAGTGAAGCGGGGCGTTCTTCACCGGAATACCGGTGCGCGGCGGAAGGCCCGTCTAGATCGGATTTTGAACCAGGCGATCGCCCCCAAGGGTTAA
- a CDS encoding TatD family hydrolase, translating to MLLADTHVHLNFPDFGADIEEVAQRWRAAGVVRLVHSCVEPKEFPAIQTLAQQFDELYYALGLHPLDAEQWQPDIQREIRHQATTAQETDAKFVAIGETGLDFYKADNREQQTAAFWGQLQIAHDLDRPVIIHCRDAAPEMAQILHRFWQEYGPVRGVMHCWGGTPAETEWFLDLGFYISFSGTVTFKKALTIQASAQMVPSDRLLLETDCPFLAPVPKRGAKRNEPSYVAHVAQQVSQLRQVDLEELGRQTTLNACQLFNLPVPSGLV from the coding sequence TTGCTCCTCGCGGATACCCATGTTCATTTGAACTTTCCTGACTTTGGGGCAGATATCGAAGAGGTCGCCCAGCGATGGCGGGCAGCTGGCGTTGTGCGGTTGGTTCACTCCTGTGTCGAACCCAAGGAATTTCCGGCCATTCAAACCCTGGCTCAACAGTTTGATGAACTGTACTATGCCCTGGGTCTCCACCCCCTAGATGCAGAGCAGTGGCAACCCGACATCCAGCGGGAGATTCGTCACCAGGCAACCACGGCCCAGGAAACCGATGCAAAATTTGTGGCGATCGGGGAAACGGGTCTGGATTTCTATAAAGCAGATAACCGCGAGCAACAAACGGCGGCCTTCTGGGGACAGTTACAAATTGCCCATGACCTGGATCGCCCCGTCATTATTCACTGCCGAGATGCTGCCCCGGAGATGGCCCAAATTCTACACCGATTTTGGCAAGAGTATGGCCCCGTTCGTGGTGTCATGCATTGTTGGGGAGGGACACCGGCCGAGACAGAATGGTTCTTAGACCTCGGTTTTTATATTAGCTTTAGTGGCACGGTGACATTTAAGAAAGCCCTCACCATCCAAGCATCAGCCCAGATGGTTCCCAGCGATCGCCTACTATTGGAAACCGACTGTCCTTTTTTAGCTCCGGTGCCCAAGCGGGGAGCCAAGCGCAATGAACCCAGCTATGTGGCCCATGTCGCCCAGCAGGTCTCCCAATTACGCCAGGTTGATCTAGAAGAACTAGGCCGTCAGACCACCCTCAATGCCTGCCAGTTGTTTAACTTGCCTGTACCCAGTGGCCTAGTCTGA
- a CDS encoding chlorophyll a/b-binding protein, translating into MEDTKTIKTEDRNAWVFGFTPQAEIWNGRLAMIGFVAALLTELLTQQGVLHFWGLL; encoded by the coding sequence ATGGAAGACACAAAAACTATCAAGACAGAAGATCGCAACGCTTGGGTATTTGGGTTTACTCCCCAAGCCGAAATCTGGAACGGCCGCCTAGCCATGATTGGTTTTGTTGCCGCTCTATTGACAGAATTACTAACCCAGCAAGGGGTGCTACATTTCTGGGGCCTGCTCTAG
- the bchM gene encoding magnesium protoporphyrin IX methyltransferase: protein MTTLEQPQDDKTIVQNYFNNIGFDRWQRIYGTGDVSKVQADIRLGHQQTIDTVLAWLRQEGNLKGRLICDAGCGVGSLSIPLAQMGARVYASDLSAKMVDETRRRSQDILGPKDELILSVADLETLVGRYHTVICLDVLIHYPDSQMAAMLNHLSNLADRQLILSFAPKTVKYTLLKKVGEFFPGSSKATRAYLHPETAIAEILHQLGWRIERTAMTKTRFYFSQLIEARR from the coding sequence ATGACGACCCTTGAGCAGCCCCAGGACGATAAAACAATTGTCCAGAACTATTTCAACAATATTGGCTTTGATCGCTGGCAACGGATCTATGGCACTGGAGACGTCAGCAAAGTACAGGCCGATATTCGCCTGGGCCACCAACAGACCATTGACACCGTTTTGGCCTGGCTACGGCAAGAGGGCAACCTGAAGGGGCGGCTGATCTGTGATGCTGGTTGTGGTGTGGGTAGTTTGAGTATTCCCCTAGCCCAAATGGGTGCGAGGGTCTATGCCAGTGACCTATCCGCAAAAATGGTGGATGAGACCCGTCGCCGCTCCCAGGACATCCTCGGACCAAAGGATGAACTCATTCTTTCGGTTGCGGATCTAGAAACCCTCGTTGGCCGATACCACACGGTTATTTGCTTAGATGTCCTCATTCACTATCCTGATTCCCAAATGGCCGCCATGCTCAACCACCTCAGCAACCTAGCCGATCGTCAGCTAATTCTAAGTTTTGCCCCTAAAACCGTGAAATATACCTTACTAAAAAAAGTAGGTGAATTTTTCCCTGGCTCTAGTAAAGCCACCCGTGCCTATCTCCACCCGGAAACGGCGATCGCCGAAATTTTGCATCAATTGGGTTGGCGCATTGAGCGGACAGCAATGACCAAGACTCGTTTTTATTTTTCCCAGTTAATTGAGGCCCGCCGCTAA
- a CDS encoding Uma2 family endonuclease: MAALTLHLPPTWSLTPDQFETLVQENRDLRLEMSARGELVIMPPTGGETGNRNFELYLDLGYWNRQTGLGKAFDSSTGFVLPNGARRSPDMSWIPLDRWQALSSQQRRKFLPLCPDFAVELLSDSDDRQDTQAKMQEYLANGLRLGWLIIPDTKEVEIYRPHQDVEYLTEAIALSGEVILPGFVVNLKPIFG; this comes from the coding sequence ATGGCAGCTTTAACCCTTCATCTTCCGCCAACATGGTCCCTCACCCCCGATCAGTTTGAAACCCTTGTGCAGGAAAATCGTGATCTACGCCTAGAAATGAGTGCAAGGGGAGAATTAGTCATTATGCCACCCACGGGCGGGGAAACGGGCAACCGCAATTTTGAACTGTATCTTGATCTGGGATATTGGAATCGTCAAACAGGACTAGGCAAAGCCTTTGACTCCTCAACTGGTTTTGTGCTTCCCAATGGGGCGCGGCGATCGCCGGATATGAGTTGGATTCCCCTTGATCGATGGCAGGCCCTTTCTAGCCAACAACGGCGCAAGTTTTTACCCCTATGCCCCGATTTTGCGGTAGAACTCCTGTCCGACTCCGATGATCGGCAGGACACCCAGGCAAAAATGCAGGAATACCTGGCCAATGGACTCCGCCTCGGTTGGTTGATTATCCCCGACACTAAGGAGGTGGAAATTTATCGCCCCCACCAAGATGTAGAGTATCTCACCGAGGCGATCGCCCTATCGGGAGAAGTTATTTTACCAGGGTTTGTCGTGAATTTGAAACCCATTTTTGGGTAA
- a CDS encoding Uma2 family endonuclease: MAVLTLHLPPTWSLTPDQFETLVQENRDLRLEMSARGELIIMPPTGGETGNRNFELAGQLWLWNRQAGLGKAFDSSTGFVLPNGARRSPDMSWIPLERWQALSSQQRRKFLPLCPDFAVELLSDSDDRRDTQVKMQEYLANGLRLGWLIIPDTKEVEIYRPHQDVEYLTEAIALSGEDVLPGFVVNLQNIW, from the coding sequence ATGGCAGTTTTGACCCTTCATCTTCCCCCAACATGGTCTCTCACCCCCGATCAGTTTGAAACCCTTGTGCAGGAAAATCGTGATCTACGCTTAGAAATGAGTGCGAGGGGAGAACTAATCATTATGCCACCCACAGGCGGGGAAACGGGTAACCGTAATTTTGAATTAGCTGGACAACTTTGGTTATGGAACCGTCAAGCAGGACTAGGTAAGGCCTTTGACTCCTCAACTGGTTTTGTGCTTCCCAATGGGGCACGGCGATCGCCGGATATGAGTTGGATTCCCCTAGAGCGATGGCAAGCCCTTTCTAGCCAACAACGGCGCAAGTTTTTACCCCTATGTCCCGATTTTGCCGTGGAACTCCTGTCCGACTCCGATGATCGGCGCGACACCCAGGTAAAAATGCAGGAATACCTGGCTAATGGCCTCCGTCTCGGTTGGTTGATTATCCCCGACACTAAGGAGGTGGAAATTTATCGCCCCCACCAAGATGTAGAGTATCTCACCGAGGCGATCGCCCTATCGGGAGAAGACGTTCTACCGGGCTTTGTCGTGAATCTTCAAAATATTTGGTAA
- the rpmB gene encoding 50S ribosomal protein L28, whose protein sequence is MSRVCQLTGKKANNAYAISHSHRRTKKLQEVNLQWKRIWWPEGKRWVRLRLSTKAIKTLERKGLSAFAKEAGLDLRKL, encoded by the coding sequence ATGAGTCGTGTTTGTCAGTTAACCGGAAAAAAAGCAAATAATGCCTATGCCATTTCCCACTCCCATCGGCGTACCAAAAAGCTCCAGGAAGTGAATCTACAGTGGAAGCGGATTTGGTGGCCGGAAGGTAAGCGTTGGGTGCGTTTACGTCTTTCAACAAAAGCGATTAAAACCCTGGAACGGAAAGGATTAAGTGCCTTTGCCAAGGAAGCGGGTTTGGATCTACGCAAGCTTTAG